GATCACGCTGCCATCTCCCTGTCTCAGAACCCTCGGACATTGTCGAGATATGGAGTAGTAGATGTCCAGATCATGCACGGTCGAGATATAGCGTTGGAGAATGGAAAGCCTGAAGGAAGCTTGGAGTTGCTTGTCTTCAATTAACATCAAGGAGGGACTCAGGTTCTTTTTTTTGCCGACTCGCAGGTACAGCCTCGCTTACGCGGGGCCCGGCTATCAGCCTCGTGCCCGGCGCGAGATGTGTTGAACGATGATTGGAGCTAGCTACGTCTCTCAGCCTTGACCGCGGAACAGGGATTATTTGAACGTGGTGTTGAAATACGCCCAAGGGAAGCTTTTGTGCATTCATCCCTTGGGGTGATTAGCCAGGGTTATTATTTAATGAACAGATAATATCAGAGTCGTATCAGAACCCATGGGTTTGTTAAATATACAACAAAGAATCTCAGGGAGTGTACTTCTGGAGGGATCAGGGGTATAGTCATCTAGTCAGCAGTAAAGTTCTTtttgaaaaaaaaacaagagGAAAGTATCTTCTGTAATACAAGCTATATTTTCCGACAGTAATAGTACAGGCAAGAGAGCCTAGCATTCCCCAGGAAACTTTATGGTATCTACTACGCATTGTACTTAGGACTGGTAGATGTCGTGAACCGGCTATTATCAAGCTTCTATAAGGATACTGATCTATAAGATTCCTGTAGCTGGACATCGCTATTACGGGCAGCAGCTAGACGCCATGAGGCTGTTACCACAAGTGTGAAGATATTCTGGACTATACCTGGGTCTCCTAGCTGAAAGTATTATGCTCACTTCATCTTTCATCTACCAAGTATTCGAAATATACGAATCTAAGATATAAGCATGATATCCTCCGCTATAGCACAATATACATATTTTAGTTATACTGGTTCGGATCctatttatctatatacagTTGCCggtttctttattataatagctagACTATCGGTTGGCCTTTACCCTTATCCCTAGATCTCTTTCTAGGTATTGATAGTCAGCCCTCCAGCAGCTTTGGAGGCCATGTTCAACCAAAACCCTTCATTTCAACGGTTTGAAGGGACTCGAGCAGGTATCCTCACTAATCACGTCCCATGGACTTTAACCTCTAAGTACCGCTTCATTACGGCTCTAGCGGCAGATCAACTAGAGGGACTAATAAGTGACTTTGGCAGGACCCCCCAAAGTGGAGGTAATGTCTGCCAACATTTCCATTCGGAAGTGCTCCCCGTAATGGAGGAAACTCTGCCAGTGTCATATTGTGGCCGGACACTTTGAGAACAAGTTTCTCACCTGCATTGAAGACGATGCCAGTTTGCCAAAGCCCAATCTCCAATCGTACAACTTTGCCACGAGGGACGGGTGATTTCCTAGAGTAGTCATGTTCGGGCCAGGATGCGCTGCATAGATTCAAATCCATATCACGATGGCTGGCCCGGAGGACACCTGTTGGACCGAGATACTTTAACGGATTTACAGAATCAACTTCAGTGTAAGCCATGTTCAGTTCACTGAGAGGAATGTTGATGTTCTGAAGTATCTGGCCATCTTTGTTCGCTTTGCGCACTTGCACAAATACGTCCATGTCATCATGGTCATCGCATGACATGTATAGAACAGCACGAGCGCAGCCTACAACCAAGGCTCTATCCGGGAATGTGTATTGAAAAGAGAGCTCCTCACGGTCAGTATCCATCTGTAGGCTGGCTTCATCGGACTGGTAGGAAATGCTCCCTCCGCCTAAAGGAGCGGTCTTTGTCAGTGACTGATTTTCACCAAGAAACAGCTTTTCATATTCAGTTGATGCCAATGGCCAGTCATCACATGGGACGTTCGTGATCGGGTCCTAAGAGCTTGTTAGGAACGTATCTTCGAATATGAAAGTGGACCAGTACCGCGTTGAATTGCAACAGGGAGATTCGAGCCCTGGGGGTTTTTTCCCAGTCGTTTTGCACTTCTTTCGTATACCGGTCGAAGAATAATTGAAGTTCATCATTGGTACTAGTCTGATAAAGGTCATACCATTCCTGTGTAGGATGGATGCGGAGCCTGAATTATACTGGTCAGTCCACTTCCTATGGGCGAAATGCGGGATATAGAATCCTACCATTTGTCGTTATGTTGGATTTCTTCAAACCCTCTGAAAGACCCCATAGTATGGAGGAATGTGGAGTAACTCGCAAGGACGTACACCGGTACGCTGATTTTACTGATCTGCGCTCTTTTGTCTTCCCAGTATTCGTTGATATAGGGATCTTTCTCCAGCATCCCTATCACAtcttcttgttgatttcgACCTTTGAAAACGTGAACAAGAGAAAACAGAATTCCACGACATAGTACTGCTTACCGACCATCAAATCTGCCAAATAACCCCAAAAGGCCGTTTGGTGGACACCACCGCGACACAACAGTTCACGGTACACGTCGCTTGCACCCTCTAATGGCGCGATACACTTCAGATGCGGCGGGCGCTCAGCAGCGATAAACCATTGTGCCATAGCAAGCCATGAATTCCCAACAAGCCCAATATTACCGCTGCACCACGGCATTGCCGCAATTTGCTCCACGGCATCATAACCGTCTCTGCCCTCGGCAGAGCCAAACCAGCTGTATTCTCAGTTACCAAACTCTCGTATCACTAGCTTGGACATTCGCGTACCGGATATCACCCTCCGAATCATAAACGCCCCTGGAGTCCACGTTCACGATGGCATATCCACGCGCTGTCCACTCCGCCGGGTCTGGTGCCTCGAACTTCTCGAACCCTGACAGCCGGGAAACTGGAACGCCAACGCGACCGGGTACTACGTCCAAGCGAAAGTGGCCTAAAGGTCCGTTAGGAGGTTTCAGTGTCGCTGGTCAACAGCTAAGCAAGCATACCTCTGCCTTTTTTGCCATATGGGCTCCAAGCAATCAATGCAGGAACTGGCGCCGCAGCGTGATGTGGACGGAAAACATCAGCCCTGATACGGGTCCCGTCACGCAAAATTACTTTCACGTCTTTTTCAAAGACCGTGTCGACCTGGAATGGGGCGTTTTCTGGGGACCTTTTGAAGCCCCGTGGGAGGATACTCGTGTATGAATCAGGTCCATCGTATCGACTGTCTGATAATTCCGGACGGTTTACTGGTCGGTGTAGCACCTCGATGGAGTCAAGATTAGGAGGCATAACGAAGCAGTAAGTGAAGCTGAAGTCTGGGATTTCGATCGCTAAAAGGTGaattgaagaaagaaagaaaagcagagAGCTTTAACACGATAAGATGTGGGACGTGGGACGTGGGACATTTTGTTTCTGCGGGACCCCGTAATTCCACACGTCTCCCCTGATCATTCGACCAATGACGAAAATATTGATACAAGATAATGACTGTTAAGCACTCGCTTCCAATGGCTCTGCCTTGCGTTGAATATTTTAGCTCATTTACAAGATGAGATCTTGATGACCTTCTGTCGACGCATGCGGGATATTTTTTAAAACGCATAACAACGATTAACTAATTCAGCTGTTGCATTAATATACCTGTCCTAAGACCAGTACTACTGTCTATACCTTACATAAATCGAAGTAGGAAGGAACTGTAGGGAATAGACTAAAATAATCAGCCCTAAGCAATAGTGCTGGCCTGCCTCCCACTCCAGTCCAGCTATAAGAGGTCGAGCGCTGAGTACACCATACCTGACCCCAAGACCCTGCAGGATGTCATTTATGGAACACAAGCCCTAATATGTCTCTAATCTTGGCCGCGGCCCTCAGTGTCCTTGACGGGGAAGATCTACATCAGTTTATTTACCTTTCCACTGATTCCTCTGAAGTGGGCCCATAGTCTGGGTGTAAGAAAGTGACATAAAAAGTCTTCCCAGGCAGTCCCAAACCATCGAGTCTAAATAACATGCCAAGGCCTGGCGCATCACGCCCTGTTTCATCGATCTATAATTGAGGAGCTACTTGGCTCATGCAACGCTCCTCCGACCTCTTGCATTTATTTCCCGCTACCCctgctctctctctctctcctctccgtcaTCTCTCAGTATAATTCCACCAAACACCCAATCTACATCCTATAAGCTGAAATGCCCGACCCCACAACCCTCCCCCCGGAGCTCTTCACCCAAATACTCTCTTACGCTGTACAACCCCACCCACCCACtgacccaaacccaaacacAGCCCGCAACCGCGAGATCGAGCGCGAATACGACTTCCACTCCGGAACAAACCTCGcccagctctcccagctGACCCTGGTAAACCGGCAGTGGCACGATCTCTGTCTGCCAACCCTCTACTCCAAGTACTCGCATAACGGTGCGCGCCACTCGTACACCTCACTATGGCAGTTCCTGCGGAGTATCATGTGCAATCCCAGAATCGCGGCGATGGCTCGCGGGGTGAGTATCGGGAATTGGGGGTTCTATCCGGATGTCTTAGCCGAGGACGACGGGGTTCGCGGGGATAATGTGCAGTTCT
This sequence is a window from Aspergillus puulaauensis MK2 DNA, chromosome 6, nearly complete sequence. Protein-coding genes within it:
- a CDS encoding CocE/NonD family hydrolase (COG:S;~EggNog:ENOG410PJGH;~InterPro:IPR008979,IPR029058,IPR005674,IPR013736, IPR000383;~PFAM:PF02129,PF08530;~go_function: GO:0008239 - dipeptidyl-peptidase activity [Evidence IEA];~go_function: GO:0016787 - hydrolase activity [Evidence IEA]) yields the protein MPPNLDSIEVLHRPVNRPELSDSRYDGPDSYTSILPRGFKRSPENAPFQVDTVFEKDVKVILRDGTRIRADVFRPHHAAAPVPALIAWSPYGKKGRGHFRLDVVPGRVGVPVSRLSGFEKFEAPDPAEWTARGYAIVNVDSRGVYDSEGDIRWFGSAEGRDGYDAVEQIAAMPWCSGNIGLVGNSWLAMAQWFIAAERPPHLKCIAPLEGASDVYRELLCRGGVHQTAFWGYLADLMVGRNQQEDVIGMLEKDPYINEYWEDKRAQISKISVPVYVLASYSTFLHTMGSFRGFEEIQHNDKWLRIHPTQEWYDLYQTSTNDELQLFFDRYTKEVQNDWEKTPRARISLLQFNADPITNVPCDDWPLASTEYEKLFLGENQSLTKTAPLGGGSISYQSDEASLQMDTDREELSFQYTFPDRALVVGCARAVLYMSCDDHDDMDVFVQVRKANKDGQILQNINIPLSELNMAYTEVDSVNPLKYLGPTGVLRASHRDMDLNLCSASWPEHDYSRKSPVPRGKVVRLEIGLWQTGIVFNAGEKLVLKVSGHNMTLAEFPPLRGALPNGNVGRHYLHFGGSCQSHLLVPLVDLPLEP